Proteins encoded together in one Triticum dicoccoides isolate Atlit2015 ecotype Zavitan chromosome 7B, WEW_v2.0, whole genome shotgun sequence window:
- the LOC119336507 gene encoding autophagy-related protein 2-like, protein MGLLRGFSVGAVMKRMCKAVLKKGLGDLFLGELDLDQLDLQLTRGTLELTDLALNADYINSQLSGLSIMVKEGSIKSLLVKFPLQLKSCEIVVEDLELVLAPSVASEIPPVDAECSVSGNSSSTQTSVNTKRNESEKHCSTSASRDVDEGVKRIANAVKWFLTNFKIKFKNTYVVFDPQTILDNKISEFNRSLVFRVKEIEFGTNLSTDGLVKLNNFVTFHEAVIEFLKMDDVDVLLQNDLDKATADISSGHSTTSVLTGPIGGFSGTLNLSIPWSNGCLNLKKIDADVSVDSLELLLQISSIQWFMDVWDSLHRNQAREQIRPHNTADMSLSTSRSALSTLKSGSDSVMIRREDTDQIALSQNRQDKYQDSFLTKAHVIQDWIPELVVHEDQGDPDSDCDESIDQFFECFEELRNSQTNLGNSGIWDWTCSVFNAITFASTLASGSDQVPKEPPIEKTLRASIAEISVILLFSDEMDTGDSSVPVSLVNDMRNSEMFSSCLSSPPQFEQSMMYPATASSLNMHHLEAKCQNIHLELETYPKKLGFKALIAHMKLDEYYSTNHDSNHSHLGTAFLNNNFCREVQAALPQFPFAAQDYWVETVGSSSRRSEKFIKVELLKTFGESTFCYDVSSTDQDGNSVSTTSLSIYLAPLTLWVHFHTVYMILNFISEVESDVFYGEHRLNRDGDERNSKMANTSSIDSLKVQIAPSHARIVFCFPSEPSWDLSRPSILDKFLVIDHTTSHNSAEASSPLRNERFNDVHPSTQSTSLHLATGNFDIYLVKPSSALDGICALSRQTFSALKILSVTRSDYNNSSIRMIRKNNPVTCPEMVNKVWSLPSLHDQKITQKENNKWVGVASSTASQDLVESSLSIRQELIRSTEFLLHVQLPCVSVHLNKKDCGLLNHLLDHVLDGLSDGAPGSSENGKDKSNGIAIQTSVIFECSMLDICTELDETVEVGPSLQTELEGSWNRLKLSVSKLSLCSFSNVGGVNNTSFLWVNHGEGELWGSVTGTDDKTCEESKDFLLVICKDSASRRGDGEGNNVLSFGTAGCSVTHIRNPNLQENYTSVNVRSGTIVAPGGRMDWISGISSLFTSGSSGTEQPNNSSSTDNSQAGEPFWSSFFLELTDVALSYEPHLKNSSFNADALDCKFFSCLLAASSFKLHNKSASDSAATDFDIQLRDLGLLICESSGSKNVTCGYDVDYLHQLGYAKIGHNTFIEAALRTDTSFWKLEISESQFDIGTCRDTTHGLVRLVSQLQKLYAPDMRDALAHLQSRWNIVQQANAQNMPSDASDMSESTDNLADSGECKSDGLLDDIIEDAFYTDQAYTDYNFWDKNCHNSLSSSEMNAEYEMNMANPEAADVGVPHIVTPEANTAQIPIKQNSCPEQIIDSYYMPDLLNSSLSSSPYNVNHQSSGDDARKTMDCDDGGWYNNSPLTIVENHVYKRNSPHGEHVFRQEGKPAVCSLNSDESCNLKGKILIHDIDVKWRMYAGDDWPLAHNDSTSHPCSNGRDRSSSLEFIVSGLGVQFDMYPDGAVSVSRLSISAQDLNLCDQNMHAPWKMVLGCYNSKDYPRESCSTAFKLELESVRPEPQAPLEDYRLCLEILPLQLHLDQGQLNFLISFFQNDSSNNNPHVPCENEIVGMDSTTYGSTTIVDEALLPFFQKFDVKPLVLHINYIPRQFDPIALGKGNYAELLNILPWKGIDLKLKNVSAMGVYGWNSICETVAAEWLEDISKNQVHKVLKGLPPIKSLVAVGSGTKKLVSLPIKSYKKDRKLLKGMQRGAVAFIRSVSIEAVGLGVHLAAGAHDMLLKTERALTAVPPPLTSREAKKPKENIRANQPEGAQQGLKQAYESLTDGLGRTASALIGNPIKVYNRGGSTGSILATAICGAPAAAVAPVSASARAMHYALLGLRNSLDPEHKKESAYKYSGPSQS, encoded by the exons ATGGGGCTGCTGCGGGGGTTCTCGGTGGGGGCCGTGATGAAGCGGATGTGCAAGGCGGTGCTGAAGAAGGGGCTCGGGGATCTGTTCCTCGGCGAGCTCGACCTCGACCAGCTCGACCTGCAGCTCACCCGCGGCACGCTCGAGCTCACCGACCTCGCGCTCAACGCCGACTACATCAACAGCCAG CTATCAGGATTATCTATCATGGTGAAAGAAGGATCAATAAAATCTCTGCTGGTTAAATTTCCCCTACAGTTAAAGAGTTGTGAGATTGTAGTGGAAGACTTGGAGCTTGTGCTCGCTCCATCTGTTGCTAGTGAAATTCCACCTGTAGATGCTGAATGCTCTGTTTCTGGTAATAGTAGTTCCACACAGACATCAGTCAACACCAAAAGAAATGAATCTGAGAAACACTGTTCTACATCTGCATCTCGAGATGTGGATGAGGGTGTCAAGAGAATAGCCAATGCTGTCAAGTGGTTTCTTACGAACTTCAAAATCAAGTTTAAAAatacatatgttgtatttgatcCTCAGACCATTTTGGATAACAAGATCTCAGAATTTAATCGATCACTAGTTTTCCGGGTTAAAGAGATAGAATTTGGAACTAATCTTTCAACAGATGGTCTTGTCAAGCTGAATAATTTCGTAACGTTCCATGAGGCGGTGATTGAGTTCTTGAAAATGGATGATGTTGATGTACTTCTTCAGAATGATTTGGATAAGGCAACAGCTGACATCTCATCAGGTCATAGTACTACCTCGGTCTTGACAGGTCCTATTGGTGGATTCTCAGGGACATTGAACTTAAGCATCCCGTGGAGTAATGGATGCTTGAACCTTAAGAAAATCGACGCGGATGTATCTGTTGATTCTTTAGAATTGCTGTTACAGATCAGCAGTATCCAATGGTTCATGGATGTGTGGGATTCTCTCCATAGGAATCAAGCACGTGAACAGATTCGTCCCCATAATACGGCAGATATGTCCTTGAGCACCTCCAGATCTGCATTAAGCACTTTGAAATCAGGTTCAGACTCGGTGATGATCCGGAGGGAAGACACAGACCAGATTGCACTTTCACAAAACAGGCAAGACAAATATCAGGATTCTTTCCTAACTAAGGCACATGTTATTCAAGACTGGATTCCGGAGCTCGTTGTCCACGAGGATCAAGGTGACCCTGATTCAGATTGTGACGAAAG CATTGATCAGTTCTTTGAATGTTTTGAAGAACTGAGGAACTCCCAGACTAATTTAGGAAATAGCGGCATATGGGACTGGACGTGTTCAGTATTCAACGCAATTACCTTTGCATCCACTTTAGCTTCTGGATCAGATCAAGTCCCTAAAG AACCGCCGATTGAGAAAACGTTACGGGCTTCCATCGCTGAGATATCTGTTATTCTCTTGTTCAGTGATGAAATGGATACTGGCGATTCCAGTGTTCCTGTCAGTCTCGTCAATGATATGAGAAATTCCGAAATGTTCTCGAGCTGCCTTTCTTCCCCCCCGCAGTTTGAACAATCGATGATGTATCCTGCTACTGCTTCCAGCTTAAATATGCATCATCTTGAAGCCAAGTGTCAGAACATTCATCTTGAACTCGAG ACATATCCCAAAAAATTAGGGTTCAAGGCATTGATTGCCCACATGAAGCTTGACGAATACTACAGTACTAACCATGATTCAAATCACTCACACCTTGGCACTGCTTTCTTAAATAATAATTTCTGTAGAGAAGTTCAAGCTGCTCTCCCTCAATTCCCATTTGCTGCTCAAGATTATTGGGTGGAAACAGTTGGAAGCTCTTCCCGCCGTTCAGAAAAATTCATTAAGGTTGAGCTGCTAAAAACATTTGGTGAGTCCACATTCTGTTATGATGTCAGTAGCACAGATCAAGATGGCAACTCAGTAAGCACAACTTCACTGTCTATATATTTGGCTCCTTTGACTTTGTGGGTGCACTTCCATACAGTATACATGATACTGAATTTTATCAGTGAAGTCGAGTCTGATGTGTTTTATGGAGAGCATAGACTTAATAGGGATGGGGatgaaagaaacagcaaaatggcTAATACTTCCTCAATCGACTCTCTGAAGGTTCAAATAGCTCCATCACATGCAAGAATCGTCTTTTGCTTTCCTTCTGAGCCCTCATGGGATTTAAGTCGCCCGTCCATCCTGGATAAGTTCCTTGTCATCGACCACACAACATCTCATAACTCAGCAGAAGCCTCTTCCCCACTTCGAAATGAAAGGTTTAATGATGTTCATCCAAGCACACAATCTACTTCACTCCATTTGGCTACCGGGAACTTTGACATCTACTTGGTTAAGCCCTCCAGTGCATTGGATGGTATATGTGCTTTGAGTAGGCAAACTTTCTCTGCTCTGAAGATTTTATCTGTGACTAGATCCGATTATAATAACTCCAGCATTAGAATGATCCGAAAAAACAACCCTGTAACTTGCCCTGAGATGGTGAACAAAGTTTGGAGTTTGCCGAGCCTACATGATCAGAAGATTACTCAGAAAGAAAATAACAAATGGGTCGGCGTTGCCTCTTCTACAGCTTCACAAGATCTTGTAGAGTCAAGTCTCAGTATTCGCCAGGAACTCATTCGGAGCACTGAATTCTTGCTACATGTTCAACTTCCTTGTGTTTCGGTTCATCTCAATAAGAAGGATTGTGGACTACTTAATCACCTGCTAGATCACGTACTCGATGGGCTTTCAGATGGAGCACCAGGCAGTTCTGAAAATGGCAAGGACAAAAGCAACGGAATTGCCATTCAAACATCTGTCATTTTTGAATGCAGCATGTTGGATATTTGTACTGAGTTGGATGAAACTGTGGAAGTTGGTCCATCGTTGCAGACAGAACTAGAAGGTTCTTGGAATCGTCTCAAATTATCTGTTTCAAAATTGTCTCTGTGCTCCTTCTCTAATGTTGGTGGGGTCAACAATACCAGTTTTCTTTGGGTGAATCATGGTGAAGGTGAGCTTTGGGGTTCGGTTACCGGTACAGATGATAAAACCTGTGAAGAAAGCAAAGATTTTCTTCTAGTTATTTGCAAGGATTCCGCTAGCAGGCGGGGTGATGGTGAAGGTAACAATGTATTGTCTTTTGGTACTGCTGGCTGTTCTGTGACCCACATCAGGAACCCAAACCTACAAGAGAATTATACTTCTGTCAATGTTCGTTCTGGCACAATTGTGGCACCTGGTGGACGTATGGATTGGATCAGTGGAATATCTTCGCTGTTCACTTCAGGTTCAAGTGGAACTGAACAACCCAATAACAGTAGTAGCACAGATAATTCACAGGCTGGAGAACCATTTTGGTCCTCTTTTTTTCTTGAGTTAACCGATGTTGCTCTGAGCTATGAACCTCACCTGAAAAATTCCTCATTCAATGCTGACGCTCTGGACTGCAAGTTTTTCTCATGCCTTTTAGCTGCATCATCATTTAAACTTCATAATAAATCTGCATCAGATTCTGCAGCTACTGATTTTGATATCCAACTGCGAGATCTCGGGCTTCTCATTTGTGAATCATCTGGTTCCAAAAATGTCACTTGTGGTTATGATGTTGATTACCTTCATCAATTGGGCTATGCTAAGATCGGCCATAACACATTCATTGAAGCTGCTCTAAGAACTGATACTTCCTTTTGGAAACTTGAAATATCAGAGTCACAATTTGATATTGGGACATGTCGTGATACAACACATGGTCTTGTTCGTTTGGTTTCCCAACTACAGAAGCTATATGCTCCGGATATGCGGGACGCTTTAGCTCATCTTCAATCCAGGTGGAATATTGTCCAACAGGCAAACGCACAAAATATGCCCAGTGATGCATCTGATATGTCAGAGAGCACTGACAACTTGGCAGATTCTGGAGAGTGCAAGTCAGATGGTCTGCTTGATGACATAATTGAGGATGCTTTTTACACTGACCAGGCCTACACAGACTACAATTTTTGGGACAAAAATTGTCATAACTCATTGAGCAGCAGTGAAATGAACGCTGAATATGAGATGAATATGGCTAACCCTGAGGCAGCTGATGTCGGTGTTCCACACATAGTCACCCCAGAAGCGAATACTGCCCAAATACCAATTAAACAGAATTCCTGTCCTGAGCAGATCATTGACTCTTATTATATGCCTGATCTTCTCaattcatcattgtcatcatctcCTTATAACGTAAACCATCAGTCATCTGGTGATGATGCTCGTAAAACCATGGACTGTGATGATGGTGGATGGTACAACAATAGCCCCTTGACGATAGTTGAAAACCATGTTTACAAAAGGAACAGCCCACATGGAGAACATGTGTTCCGGCAAGAAGGCAAGCCTGCTGTTTGCAGCTTGAATTCTGATGAATCTTGCAATCTGAAAGGCAAGATTCTTATTCATGATATAGATGTTAAGTGGCGAATGTATGCTGGTGATGACTGGCCATTGGCTCACAATGATTCAACTAGCCACCCATGCTCAAATGGAAGGGATAGGAGTTCTTCTTTGGAATTCATCGTGTCAGGACTCGGTGTGCAATTTGATATGTATCCAGATGGGGCCGTTTCTGTTTCTAGGTTATCCATCTCCGCACAGGACCTAAATCTTTGTGACCAAAATATGCATGCTCCATGGAAAATG GTTCTTGGATGCTACAACTCAAAGGATTACCCAAGAGAATCTTGCTCCACTGCATTCAAGTTAGAACTAGAGTCTGTAAGACCTGAACCACAGGCTCCTCTAGAAGACTACAG GTTATGCCTTGAGATTTTGCCTCTTCAATTGCATCTTGATCAAGGGCAACTGAACTTCCTCATCAGTTTCTTCCAGAATGATTCAAGTAACAACAACCCTCATGTGCCTTGTGAAAATGAGATTGTTGGTATGGACAGCACAACCTACGGAAGCACTACAATCGTGGATGAGGCATTACTTCCCTTTTTCCAG AAATTCGATGTGAAGCCTCTGGTTCTGCATATCAATTATATTCCTCGCCAGTTTGATCCTATTGCACTAGGTAAAGGAAATTACGCAGAGCTTCTCAACATCCTTCCATGGAAG GGAATCGATTTAAAGCTTAAGAATGTTTCTGCAATGGGTGTTTATGGGTGGAATAGTATATGTGAAACAGTAGCTGCAGAGTGGCTGGAGGACATCTCCAAGAATCAG GTCCATAAAGTGTTAAAAGGGCTTCCTCCTATAAAGTCATTAGTTGCCGTCGGTTCAGGCACTAAGAAATTGGTTTCCTTACCAATCAAAAGCTACAAGAAGGACCGGAAGTTGCTCAAGGGAATGCAAAGAG GTGCTGTTGCTTTCATCAGAAGTGTATCAATCGAAGCTGTAGGCCTTGGTGTCCATTTGGCAGCGGGAGCTCATGATATGCTTTTGAAGACAGAGCGTGCCCTTACAGCTGTTCCACCGCCTTTAACCTCACGTGAAGCAAAAAAACCCAAAGAAAATATAAGAGCTAACCAGCCTGAAGGTGCACAACAAGGGTTGAAGCAG GCCTATGAAAGTTTAACTGATGGGCTTGGAAGGACAGCTTCTGCTTTGATTGGGAATCCTATCAAGGTTTATAATCGTGGGGGTAGCACTGGATCAATACTGGCTACTGCAATCTGTGGAGCTCCAGCTGCTGCAGTAGCTCCAGTATCAGCTTCCGCTCGTGCTATGCACTATGCACTTCTTGGGCTAAGGAACAG